One stretch of Campylobacter sp. DNA includes these proteins:
- a CDS encoding Fe-S-containing hydro-lyase: MSEVKRITAPFDKSVVKSLKAGDNVLISGTIIAARDAAHKALTETLARGEKLPVSLAGETIYYLGPTPAKPGQAIGAAGPTTSGRMDKYTPTMINEVGINGMIGKGYRSDAVVEAMKKSGCVYMVAIGGAGALISQSIKKYEVLAYPELGPEAVARLTVEDFPAIVAIDSEGNNFYEVGQAPYRKI, from the coding sequence ATGTCAGAAGTTAAAAGAATTACCGCACCTTTCGATAAAAGCGTAGTAAAAAGCCTAAAGGCGGGCGATAACGTCCTAATCAGCGGCACCATCATCGCAGCCCGCGATGCCGCGCACAAGGCTCTAACCGAAACTCTCGCTCGCGGCGAGAAACTACCCGTAAGCTTAGCTGGCGAGACTATATATTATCTGGGACCGACCCCCGCCAAACCGGGTCAGGCAATCGGTGCTGCAGGACCTACGACTAGCGGACGAATGGATAAATATACTCCGACGATGATAAACGAAGTGGGCATCAACGGCATGATCGGCAAGGGCTACCGCAGCGACGCCGTCGTCGAGGCGATGAAAAAATCAGGCTGCGTCTATATGGTCGCTATCGGCGGAGCGGGCGCGCTAATCAGCCAAAGTATCAAAAAATATGAAGTATTGGCCTATCCCGAGCTCGGCCCCGAGGCGGTTGCGCGACTTACCGTAGAGGATTTTCCGGCTATCGTAGCGATCGACAGCGAGGGCAACAAC
- a CDS encoding fumarate hydratase, producing MKTIQAAEITKVVSELCKKACYQVTPDMRAAFEKARENETSPIGKDILGKLLQNADLAAKEVAPICQDTGMTVVFVELGQDVHIEGGYLEDAINAGVADGYVGGYLRKSVVAEPLFERKNTTNNTPAVINTRIVPGDKLKIKVAPKGFGSENKSVLKMLVPADGIEGVKKVFLEAVKYAGPNACPPMVVGVGIGGTMDKAALLAKQAAVRSIDSRNPDERYAKLEDELLEMARATGVGPQGLGGINTAVKVNVEWYPTHIAGLPVAVNINCHAARHADAEL from the coding sequence ATGAAAACGATCCAAGCGGCTGAGATTACAAAAGTAGTTAGCGAGCTTTGCAAAAAAGCCTGTTATCAAGTCACGCCCGACATGCGCGCAGCATTTGAGAAAGCGCGCGAGAACGAGACTTCGCCCATCGGCAAAGATATCTTAGGCAAGCTCTTGCAAAATGCCGATTTGGCGGCGAAAGAGGTCGCGCCGATCTGCCAAGATACCGGTATGACGGTGGTTTTTGTCGAACTCGGTCAGGACGTACATATCGAGGGCGGATATCTGGAGGACGCTATCAACGCAGGCGTCGCGGACGGATACGTAGGCGGCTATCTGCGCAAATCCGTGGTCGCAGAGCCGCTTTTTGAGCGTAAAAACACCACAAACAATACCCCCGCGGTCATCAATACCCGCATCGTCCCCGGCGACAAGCTTAAGATTAAAGTAGCCCCTAAGGGCTTTGGCAGCGAAAACAAATCGGTACTAAAAATGCTCGTTCCCGCAGATGGTATCGAGGGGGTAAAAAAGGTATTTTTAGAGGCGGTCAAATACGCAGGCCCTAACGCTTGCCCTCCTATGGTCGTAGGCGTCGGTATCGGCGGCACAATGGATAAGGCGGCGCTTTTAGCCAAGCAAGCCGCGGTTCGCTCGATCGACAGCAGAAATCCCGACGAGCGCTACGCCAAGCTAGAGGATGAGCTGCTGGAGATGGCGCGCGCTACGGGCGTCGGTCCGCAGGGTTTGGGCGGCATAAATACCGCCGTTAAAGTAAATGTAGAGTGGTATCCGACCCACATAGCAGGGCTTCCGGTCGCCGTTAATATCAACTGCCACGCGGCTCGCCATGCCGACGCCGAACTATAA
- a CDS encoding NapC/NirT family cytochrome c, with translation MKKKTLVLLVGACVLIGMILSLGIAEMVHLTGTDKFCVSCHTMQPMANAFHNDVHGGNNPQGFKADCVACHVSHENTFMYLWTKALTSANDVYKTVFTDADKIDWQEKRKERNHFVYESGCLSCHRNLKEQNNQVNKAWLAHRDYFAGTTGKTCVQCHENVGHKNMGIEITKYWDKYNRENNKTK, from the coding sequence ATGAAAAAGAAAACTCTTGTGCTGCTCGTGGGCGCTTGTGTGCTTATAGGAATGATACTTTCTCTTGGGATTGCGGAGATGGTTCACCTTACGGGCACCGATAAATTCTGCGTATCCTGTCATACGATGCAGCCGATGGCAAACGCCTTTCACAACGATGTTCACGGCGGCAATAACCCGCAAGGTTTCAAAGCCGACTGCGTCGCCTGTCATGTCTCTCATGAAAATACCTTTATGTATCTTTGGACCAAGGCTCTAACCTCCGCAAATGATGTCTACAAGACGGTCTTTACCGATGCCGATAAGATCGACTGGCAAGAAAAACGCAAGGAGCGAAATCATTTCGTTTATGAAAGCGGTTGTCTAAGCTGCCATCGAAATTTAAAAGAGCAGAATAATCAAGTAAATAAAGCCTGGCTCGCGCATAGGGATTATTTCGCAGGCACTACTGGCAAAACCTGCGTGCAGTGCCACGAAAACGTCGGTCACAAAAATATGGGTATAGAGATTACCAAATATTGGGATAAATACAACCGAGAAAATAACAAAACCAAGTAA
- a CDS encoding multiheme c-type cytochrome, whose protein sequence is MLKKVAILIACIASFAFAEMPAQHANMSASDANVSNSVNVSLTKNLKVNRQLTPLARRCVECHAEKTPGVVADWKMSRHAHVGVSCTDCHSQPADSPMAAKEPHPKDTDNHISVLVSPKTCAKCHSNEVKEFENSGHARGAMQMQANKGIVDLMYHYEGRDIPDLKHAPDITGCSQCHGSVIKMDEHNKPTKETWPVYGIGTVYPDGSVGGCKSCHSSHKFSIAEARKPAACASCHLGPDHPDIEIYNNSMHGHVFNAEGNEWKFDSAPGTWAVPDYRAPTCATCHISGGVGDLNSTHNVSQRLKWNLWQPKSNLRTGGNETAVSEFLNTGKLNIGNPLAGNLNGPEAARAEMKQVCKECHASTHTNNFFEVGDKQVLLYNVYNDEATKMLKELKEKKLLKDDPWADAFQRIYYTSWHHEGRRMRQGALMGGPDYSHWHGVFELKNDIREMREIYERRIKTGKIEE, encoded by the coding sequence ATGCTAAAAAAAGTCGCTATTTTAATAGCCTGTATCGCATCGTTTGCATTCGCAGAAATGCCCGCGCAGCATGCGAATATGTCCGCGTCGGACGCGAACGTAAGCAATTCCGTAAACGTTAGTCTTACGAAGAATTTAAAGGTAAATAGGCAGCTTACGCCGCTAGCTAGACGCTGTGTCGAGTGCCATGCCGAAAAAACTCCGGGCGTAGTTGCGGATTGGAAGATGAGCCGCCACGCTCACGTAGGCGTTAGCTGTACCGACTGCCACTCGCAGCCAGCAGATAGCCCTATGGCAGCTAAAGAGCCGCATCCGAAAGACACAGACAATCATATTTCGGTGCTAGTTAGCCCTAAAACCTGTGCCAAATGCCACAGTAACGAGGTTAAAGAGTTTGAAAACAGCGGTCACGCAAGAGGTGCTATGCAGATGCAAGCCAACAAAGGAATAGTTGATCTAATGTATCACTACGAAGGACGTGATATCCCTGATCTTAAACACGCGCCTGATATTACCGGCTGCTCTCAATGCCACGGTAGCGTCATTAAAATGGATGAGCATAACAAGCCTACCAAAGAGACCTGGCCCGTTTACGGCATCGGTACGGTTTATCCGGACGGTAGCGTAGGCGGATGCAAATCGTGCCACTCGAGTCATAAATTTTCGATTGCTGAAGCTCGTAAGCCTGCTGCTTGCGCATCTTGCCACTTAGGACCTGATCATCCGGATATCGAAATTTACAACAACTCAATGCACGGACACGTATTTAACGCTGAAGGCAATGAGTGGAAATTTGACAGCGCTCCTGGTACTTGGGCAGTTCCTGACTACCGCGCCCCTACATGCGCGACCTGCCATATTAGCGGCGGTGTGGGCGATCTAAACTCCACTCACAATGTATCTCAACGCTTGAAGTGGAATTTGTGGCAGCCTAAGAGCAATCTACGCACCGGCGGTAATGAGACCGCGGTAAGCGAGTTTTTAAATACCGGCAAGTTAAACATTGGTAATCCTTTGGCGGGTAACCTAAACGGTCCTGAGGCGGCGCGTGCCGAGATGAAGCAAGTCTGCAAAGAGTGCCACGCAAGCACCCACACGAATAATTTCTTTGAGGTGGGCGATAAGCAGGTACTTCTATATAACGTTTACAACGACGAAGCGACTAAGATGCTAAAAGAGCTTAAGGAAAAGAAACTTCTAAAAGACGATCCTTGGGCGGATGCGTTCCAGCGTATTTATTACACTTCGTGGCATCACGAGGGTCGCAGAATGCGCCAAGGCGCGCTAATGGGCGGACCTGATTATTCGCATTGGCACGGCGTATTCGAGCTCAAAAATGACATCAGAGAGATGCGCGAAATCTACGAGCGCCGCATCAAAACCGGCAAGATCGAGGAATAA
- a CDS encoding tetratricopeptide repeat protein yields the protein MKKIILALAFLSYFMFAEEVKELTDEQINTLVKVCESGKDFTNENGTVKYEEACATLGMIYENIPVLGDLGVKQDLAKAFKFYKKACDGGYARGCFGLGGFYFEGKEVTKDDKKALEFFKKACDMGDKESCTLAAVMDGDNANLAKASEQHKKDCDSKGDILACGLFALFMEEKDNKEAAKYYKKACELGKNISDPALQNNPAFNDGIKQFCSRPAELEAQNLRAVQDVIKAKIAEEYRISCDSEGNWVSCAIYASNIESDDQRAAMRYYDKACKLGKKIISVDSNKILQKSCEKAAR from the coding sequence ATGAAAAAAATCATTTTAGCTTTGGCTTTTTTAAGCTATTTTATGTTTGCCGAAGAGGTAAAAGAGCTTACGGATGAGCAAATAAATACATTGGTAAAGGTCTGCGAAAGCGGTAAAGATTTCACGAATGAAAATGGAACCGTGAAGTATGAGGAAGCCTGCGCTACTCTCGGTATGATATATGAAAATATCCCTGTATTAGGCGATCTCGGTGTAAAGCAAGATTTGGCAAAAGCCTTTAAATTTTATAAAAAAGCGTGCGACGGCGGCTATGCTCGTGGCTGCTTTGGATTAGGAGGGTTTTATTTTGAAGGAAAAGAGGTAACAAAAGATGATAAAAAAGCTCTCGAGTTCTTTAAAAAGGCATGCGATATGGGCGATAAAGAGAGCTGCACTTTGGCGGCTGTTATGGACGGCGATAACGCGAATTTAGCAAAGGCGTCCGAGCAACACAAGAAAGATTGCGATAGCAAGGGCGATATACTCGCTTGCGGGTTATTTGCCTTATTTATGGAGGAAAAGGATAATAAAGAAGCGGCGAAATACTATAAAAAGGCCTGCGAGCTTGGCAAAAATATCTCGGATCCCGCATTGCAAAATAACCCCGCATTTAACGATGGGATAAAGCAATTTTGCAGCAGACCTGCTGAGCTTGAAGCGCAAAATTTAAGAGCTGTGCAGGACGTAATTAAAGCAAAAATCGCCGAAGAGTATAGAATATCTTGCGATTCTGAGGGGAACTGGGTATCTTGCGCGATATACGCCTCTAATATAGAGAGCGACGATCAAAGAGCGGCGATGAGATACTACGACAAGGCGTGCAAATTGGGCAAAAAAATCATAAGTGTTGATTCTAACAAGATACTGCAAAAATCTTGCGAAAAAGCTGCCCGCTGA
- a CDS encoding response regulator transcription factor: protein MQDYELLDVLSNKRVLCLEDEPGILKNITESLQLFFGEVVGVKDGLEALDEAMSGSYDALVFDIGVPHMDGLEVVKKIRAAGISVPIVILSSHTEQEYLWRAVELKITRYLPKPYDKNAFIKALQDVAAELINHAPIFSISSELKYDFAKKIIYVKDSACHLSKSESKLLEYFLARKNQTVTYEQLFDYMWEFEQPSKEAIKAIVKELRRKIGKDVIKNLYAVGYLFEV from the coding sequence ATGCAAGATTACGAATTATTGGATGTTTTGTCCAATAAAAGGGTTCTTTGCCTAGAGGACGAGCCTGGGATTTTAAAAAATATAACCGAATCGCTACAGCTGTTTTTCGGCGAAGTAGTGGGGGTTAAGGACGGGCTGGAGGCGCTTGATGAGGCGATGAGCGGTTCGTACGACGCACTGGTTTTTGATATCGGCGTGCCGCATATGGACGGGCTAGAGGTCGTTAAAAAGATCCGTGCCGCGGGTATCAGCGTGCCGATCGTGATACTTTCGAGCCACACCGAGCAGGAGTATCTGTGGCGGGCGGTGGAGCTTAAGATCACTAGGTATCTGCCTAAGCCGTATGACAAAAACGCCTTTATAAAGGCGCTGCAAGACGTCGCTGCGGAGCTGATAAATCACGCGCCGATATTTAGCATAAGCAGTGAGCTGAAGTATGATTTTGCCAAAAAGATCATCTACGTCAAAGACAGCGCCTGTCATCTTTCCAAAAGCGAAAGCAAGCTTTTGGAGTACTTCTTAGCGCGCAAAAATCAAACCGTAACCTACGAGCAGCTATTCGACTACATGTGGGAGTTCGAGCAGCCCAGCAAGGAGGCGATCAAGGCGATCGTCAAAGAGCTACGCCGCAAGATCGGCAAGGACGTGATCAAAAATTTATATGCGGTGGGGTATCTCTTTGAAGTATAA
- a CDS encoding DUF3365 domain-containing protein encodes MKYKFKFIVAVFVLLYIVITALVFNFYRELALKDTRREAFYILDTMNAVRDYVSTVQRPLINELKEKKLLSEDFFDPRLMSSTYITREIYKIQLAKENINYDYKLVATDPLNPEHEGSEFENEILEGFKENKYKEYSRIVYDKGGASYLLSLPITNSQPSCTECHSINAAPKKMQELYGDVGNFKGGLGDTIAMISFKIPIKSILLYHTKEFVVSGLSLLAVFLICIFCIYKIHKKNETLKMQTQLLLINQSRLALMGEMIGNISHQWRQPLSQISSTLINLELYNERGKLSKERLEGGIKDAGEQVKFMSDTIEDFKNFFNPNMPKREFSAGEAIEQARKILNASLKKHVIDISVRIEENFTLYGNVNELIQVIINIINNAKEAFLDVPLKRREIKIHSFLKQGERVIMIENNASRIDEAQLDKIFEPHFTTKQQGSGLGLYMSKMIIEKNGGSISAANSDEGAIFTIAFR; translated from the coding sequence TTGAAGTATAAATTTAAATTTATCGTAGCGGTTTTCGTGCTGCTATATATCGTAATTACGGCTTTGGTTTTTAACTTCTACCGCGAGCTTGCGCTAAAAGATACGAGGCGCGAGGCGTTTTATATCCTAGATACGATGAATGCGGTGCGCGATTACGTCTCGACCGTGCAGCGCCCGCTAATAAACGAACTTAAGGAAAAAAAGCTTCTGAGTGAGGATTTTTTCGATCCGAGGCTGATGTCCTCGACCTACATAACGCGCGAAATTTATAAAATTCAGCTCGCCAAAGAAAACATCAACTACGACTACAAGCTCGTCGCCACCGATCCGCTCAATCCCGAGCACGAAGGAAGCGAGTTTGAGAATGAAATTTTAGAGGGCTTTAAAGAAAACAAATATAAAGAATACTCCAGAATCGTCTATGATAAAGGTGGCGCCTCGTATCTTTTGAGCCTGCCGATAACAAACTCCCAGCCTTCGTGCACTGAGTGCCACAGCATCAACGCAGCACCTAAAAAGATGCAAGAGCTCTACGGCGATGTGGGAAATTTCAAAGGCGGCCTAGGCGATACGATCGCGATGATAAGCTTTAAAATTCCGATAAAAAGCATTCTGCTCTACCACACTAAAGAGTTTGTCGTTAGCGGCCTAAGCTTGCTTGCAGTGTTTTTGATCTGCATATTTTGTATCTATAAAATTCACAAAAAAAACGAGACCTTAAAGATGCAGACTCAGCTTTTACTGATAAATCAAAGCCGCCTCGCGCTCATGGGCGAGATGATCGGCAATATCTCGCACCAGTGGCGCCAGCCGCTATCGCAGATCAGCTCCACGCTCATAAATTTAGAGCTTTACAACGAGCGGGGCAAGCTCTCAAAAGAAAGGCTCGAGGGCGGCATAAAAGATGCGGGCGAGCAGGTGAAATTTATGAGCGATACGATCGAGGATTTTAAAAATTTCTTCAATCCAAACATGCCGAAGAGAGAATTTAGCGCCGGCGAAGCGATCGAGCAGGCGCGTAAAATTTTAAACGCCTCGCTTAAAAAACACGTCATCGATATAAGCGTGCGGATAGAGGAAAATTTCACCCTTTACGGCAACGTAAACGAGCTAATCCAGGTGATCATAAATATCATAAATAACGCAAAGGAGGCGTTTTTGGACGTACCGCTTAAACGGCGCGAGATTAAAATTCACTCATTTTTAAAGCAGGGCGAGCGAGTAATCATGATCGAAAATAACGCAAGCCGCATCGACGAAGCGCAGCTAGATAAAATTTTTGAGCCGCACTTTACGACAAAACAGCAGGGCAGCGGGCTAGGGCTATATATGAGCAAGATGATAATCGAAAAAAATGGAGGGAGCATAAGCGCTGCAAATTCCGACGAAGGCGCGATATTTACGATTGCTTTTCGTTAA
- a CDS encoding cytochrome C, which yields MKKWNKMLLGALACISIFAAGACADEGMGHEMEMSQKSRDVIANPKGTLQSRGVISLQDYVVEEREMYDWLFKNHPIFTKYGGKTVGKMDVHDRGLEWLAEGHGFDFSKASKRDDGKGYSSMMYRIPAGSSLQFPNKFIGPEKCGECHPAQYETWSRSRHATTIRFPGEHPEVNNNLTDPVFSPDTASILPKGITPDVIYATVGHLRTKFGYVDAWLLRGTYHVEGGLLRDGTGQIVAGGNQFQRTWALNLDDETVKKIKKIVPEFPGTLEEYGDNGGYVRGLASYAAKYKKSMFFQANSSYCEVCHPFKFDFKTKKEFYAALGNAKELQKHTISKGITCEECHGAGGHLDGATNFRTSNCERCHQRFNYSPDLARANPLNNGNPDLSLSSKFKSMGPGCGSEGSQSYFTAHYEKGMRCVTCHDPHDNTGPVVGDKTVKGVNYNSEQGYLSAFYTKPKITKECKDCHQEQAYIAARADTHKDNTCASCHMPFMMSCENFYAIQFQDNAGFDTQRRSHIWKIDIDPARKSLVAGDAAKGPRDAKDWHFQRNKDGRNFVDLMWSCARTSWADKDMQDTKGCHSPVVSELKETLHFKNQKQVYDEVMGWQTPIKSDFSQVKIGIQGIYSILETKKLNSSDKTRVYELIEKAQDTVDLIEKDGSWGMHGFKYTKQRLEAAKEYIKEAQRILNNNL from the coding sequence ATGAAAAAATGGAATAAGATGCTATTAGGCGCGCTAGCCTGTATTAGCATTTTTGCCGCAGGAGCCTGTGCTGATGAAGGCATGGGGCATGAGATGGAAATGTCGCAAAAATCGCGCGACGTCATCGCAAATCCTAAGGGCACGTTGCAAAGTAGAGGCGTCATATCCTTGCAGGACTACGTCGTAGAAGAGCGAGAGATGTATGACTGGCTATTTAAAAATCACCCGATTTTTACCAAATACGGCGGTAAGACGGTCGGTAAGATGGATGTACACGACCGAGGTTTGGAGTGGCTTGCGGAAGGGCATGGATTTGACTTTTCAAAGGCTAGCAAAAGAGACGACGGCAAGGGCTATAGCTCTATGATGTATAGAATCCCTGCGGGCTCTTCTTTGCAATTTCCGAATAAATTCATAGGTCCTGAAAAATGCGGCGAGTGCCACCCTGCACAGTATGAGACATGGAGCAGATCGCGCCACGCCACTACTATCCGCTTCCCGGGCGAGCACCCGGAGGTTAATAACAACCTAACCGATCCTGTATTTAGCCCGGATACGGCGTCGATCCTTCCAAAAGGTATTACCCCTGACGTAATTTATGCGACTGTTGGACACCTAAGAACAAAATTTGGCTACGTAGATGCATGGCTTCTACGCGGAACCTATCACGTAGAGGGCGGCTTGCTAAGAGATGGTACCGGTCAAATCGTAGCCGGCGGCAACCAATTCCAAAGGACTTGGGCGTTAAATTTAGACGATGAGACGGTCAAAAAGATTAAAAAGATTGTTCCGGAATTCCCAGGCACACTTGAGGAATACGGCGATAACGGCGGTTACGTAAGAGGTCTTGCGTCGTATGCTGCGAAATACAAAAAATCGATGTTTTTCCAAGCAAACAGCTCGTATTGCGAAGTCTGCCACCCATTTAAATTCGATTTTAAAACTAAAAAAGAATTCTATGCTGCTTTGGGTAACGCAAAAGAGCTTCAAAAGCACACTATCTCCAAAGGTATTACCTGTGAAGAGTGCCATGGAGCGGGCGGTCACCTTGACGGCGCTACAAATTTTAGAACCTCGAACTGCGAACGCTGCCACCAAAGATTTAACTATAGCCCTGATTTAGCTCGTGCCAATCCGCTAAACAACGGAAACCCCGACCTATCTCTTAGCTCTAAATTTAAATCCATGGGTCCAGGCTGTGGCTCTGAAGGCTCTCAATCATACTTCACGGCTCACTACGAGAAGGGTATGCGCTGCGTAACCTGCCACGATCCACACGATAACACTGGACCGGTAGTTGGCGATAAAACTGTCAAGGGCGTAAATTATAACTCTGAGCAGGGCTATTTGAGCGCGTTTTATACAAAGCCTAAGATCACAAAAGAGTGCAAGGATTGCCACCAAGAGCAAGCCTATATCGCCGCAAGAGCCGATACGCATAAAGACAATACCTGCGCATCTTGCCACATGCCGTTTATGATGAGCTGCGAGAACTTCTATGCTATTCAGTTCCAAGACAACGCGGGATTTGATACTCAAAGAAGATCGCACATCTGGAAGATCGACATCGATCCTGCTAGAAAATCTCTAGTCGCAGGCGATGCCGCCAAAGGTCCAAGAGATGCGAAAGACTGGCACTTCCAAAGAAATAAAGATGGACGAAATTTCGTCGATCTTATGTGGTCGTGCGCACGAACATCTTGGGCGGATAAAGATATGCAAGATACCAAAGGCTGCCACAGCCCTGTCGTTTCCGAGCTAAAAGAGACGCTTCACTTCAAGAACCAAAAGCAGGTTTACGATGAGGTTATGGGCTGGCAAACTCCGATTAAGAGCGACTTCTCGCAAGTTAAGATCGGTATTCAAGGAATTTACTCTATCCTTGAGACTAAAAAGCTTAACTCCAGTGATAAAACTCGCGTCTATGAGCTAATCGAAAAAGCTCAAGACACCGTCGATCTTATCGAAAAAGACGGCTCATGGGGTATGCATGGCTTTAAATATACTAAGCAAAGGCTAGAAGCCGCTAAAGAGTATATTAAAGAGGCTCAAAGAATTTTAAATAATAATTTATAA
- a CDS encoding FKBP-type peptidyl-prolyl cis-trans isomerase N-terminal domain-containing protein: MQKKLKIFLPIVLASCALGANLTTQEQKESYSIGASTGSYVSNQLHSQAALGVKYDLDAVIEGFLDALKKQQKLKDEEIIALLNQRADKLNKIVETNSKAELDKNLKAGKEFMAKNAKNPDVKTTKSGLQYEILKLGMGEKPKPESVVVMNYKAYLTNGSVFDDTFASKIPAHLSMIGLIDGLREGLLLMNTGSKYKFTIPSNLAYGNVDVDRIPAGSVVIFEAELLKVLKPGELADAAKKLSESEAKSFHDANKTK, translated from the coding sequence ATGCAAAAAAAACTAAAAATTTTCTTGCCTATCGTTTTGGCAAGCTGCGCGTTGGGCGCGAATTTAACTACGCAAGAACAAAAAGAATCTTATAGCATCGGAGCTTCCACCGGAAGCTATGTTTCAAACCAGCTGCATTCACAAGCCGCGTTAGGTGTCAAATACGACTTAGATGCGGTAATAGAGGGGTTTTTGGACGCTCTTAAAAAGCAGCAGAAGCTAAAAGATGAAGAAATTATTGCACTTTTGAATCAAAGAGCCGATAAGCTAAATAAGATCGTAGAAACAAATTCCAAAGCGGAGCTTGATAAAAATTTAAAAGCGGGCAAGGAATTTATGGCGAAAAATGCCAAAAATCCGGACGTTAAAACCACAAAATCCGGTCTTCAATATGAAATTCTAAAGCTAGGTATGGGCGAAAAGCCAAAGCCTGAGAGCGTAGTAGTGATGAACTACAAGGCGTATTTGACGAACGGTAGTGTATTTGACGATACTTTCGCGTCTAAAATTCCGGCGCATCTTTCTATGATAGGCTTAATCGACGGATTGCGCGAGGGGTTGCTTTTGATGAATACGGGCTCGAAATATAAATTTACAATCCCTAGTAATTTAGCCTACGGCAACGTGGACGTAGATAGAATTCCTGCGGGTTCTGTGGTGATTTTTGAAGCCGAACTACTAAAAGTTTTAAAGCCCGGCGAGCTTGCCGATGCAGCCAAAAAGCTTAGCGAGAGCGAGGCTAAAAGTTTTCACGACGCGAATAAAACAAAGTAG
- a CDS encoding 4Fe-4S dicluster domain-containing protein, with product MQKQRRNFIKSAALGSLGLGAIASSLLAQNSADKSAQDANTSAKKQEPKKPHYGMIFDQNKCVGCTDCEIACKKVNLVPKGQMRLFIQDKTDPLNLKEKRYVRVSCQQCEDAPCVKVCPTKACHKDEKTGITTMNTDDCIACKYCIVACPYDVRFINHETKAAESCNFCLDTNLKDGHEPACIEACRYEAIVFGDLNDESSHISKLLRVKDSLRMHPECGTKPSLRYIPAVKLGV from the coding sequence ATGCAAAAGCAAAGAAGAAATTTTATAAAATCCGCCGCACTAGGCTCTTTAGGGCTTGGCGCAATCGCCTCAAGCTTACTCGCACAAAACAGCGCGGATAAAAGCGCGCAAGACGCAAATACGAGCGCCAAAAAGCAAGAGCCGAAAAAGCCGCACTACGGCATGATATTCGATCAAAATAAATGTGTGGGCTGCACCGACTGCGAGATCGCCTGTAAAAAGGTAAATTTGGTACCAAAAGGCCAAATGAGGCTTTTTATCCAGGATAAAACCGATCCGCTAAATTTGAAAGAAAAGCGCTATGTTAGGGTTTCTTGTCAGCAGTGCGAGGACGCGCCGTGCGTAAAAGTTTGCCCGACGAAAGCCTGCCACAAGGACGAAAAAACCGGCATTACGACAATGAACACCGATGATTGCATCGCCTGTAAATACTGCATCGTCGCCTGTCCTTACGACGTGCGCTTTATAAATCACGAAACCAAAGCCGCAGAGAGCTGCAACTTCTGCTTGGATACGAATTTAAAAGACGGCCACGAGCCTGCCTGCATCGAGGCGTGCAGATACGAGGCGATCGTGTTTGGCGATCTAAACGACGAAAGCTCGCACATCAGCAAGCTACTTCGCGTAAAAGATAGCCTGCGCATGCATCCTGAGTGCGGCACGAAGCCGAGCCTACGCTATATTCCTGCGGTTAAATTGGGGGTGTGA